One part of the Thermococcus radiotolerans genome encodes these proteins:
- the uppS gene encoding polyprenyl diphosphate synthase, producing the protein MISRLLSHVPHILFKPVYDVYEGYLLDKVKGGRIPKHVAIIMDGNRRWARKLEKPPWYGHLFGSQKLEEILEWCRELGIRTLTVYAFSTENFKRTPEEVNALMNLFEEKFKELLEDERVHKYGIRVNVLGRRELLPENVRKAAEEAEKATRKYSNYTLNIALAYGGRSEIADAVRDIVRDALAGKVKPEDVDEDLIKEYLYYPNMPDPDIVIRTGGEERISNFLLYQIAYSELFFVDVYFPEFRKIDFLRIIREYQKRQRRFGR; encoded by the coding sequence ATGATTTCCCGTCTCCTTTCCCACGTTCCCCACATTTTATTCAAGCCCGTTTACGATGTCTACGAAGGCTACCTTCTGGACAAGGTTAAGGGGGGCCGCATCCCAAAGCATGTGGCCATCATAATGGACGGGAACAGGAGATGGGCGCGGAAGCTGGAGAAACCCCCGTGGTACGGGCACCTCTTCGGCTCCCAGAAGCTTGAGGAGATACTCGAGTGGTGCCGCGAGCTCGGCATAAGGACGCTCACCGTTTACGCCTTCTCCACCGAGAACTTCAAGAGAACCCCCGAGGAGGTAAACGCCCTCATGAACCTCTTCGAGGAGAAGTTCAAGGAGCTCCTCGAGGACGAGAGGGTTCACAAGTACGGGATCCGGGTGAACGTCCTGGGGAGGAGGGAGCTCCTGCCCGAAAACGTCAGGAAAGCCGCTGAGGAGGCCGAGAAAGCCACGAGGAAGTACAGCAACTACACCCTCAACATAGCCCTCGCCTACGGGGGGAGGAGCGAGATAGCCGACGCCGTGAGGGACATAGTGAGGGACGCCTTGGCCGGAAAGGTAAAGCCTGAGGACGTTGATGAGGACCTCATAAAGGAGTACCTGTACTATCCGAACATGCCCGACCCGGACATCGTTATAAGAACCGGTGGGGAGGAGAGGATAAGCAACTTCCTCCTGTATCAAATCGCCTACAGCGAGCTTTTCTTCGTTGACGTTTACTTCCCCGAGTTCAGGAAGATAGACTTCCTCAGAATCATTCGCGAGTACCAGAAGAGGCAGAGGCGCTTTGGAAGGTAG
- a CDS encoding gamma carbonic anhydrase family protein, with the protein MAIYELAGKKPKIHETAFIDETASVIGDVVLEAKTSVWPSAVLRGDIEQIYVGEGSNVQDNVSIHTSHGQPTVIGKYVTIGHNAVVHGAEIGDYTIIGMGAVILDGAKIGKHVVIGAGALVPPGKEIPDYSLVVGVPGKVVRQLSEEEIEWTKKNAEIYIELAEMHLSSRKKIE; encoded by the coding sequence ATGGCGATTTATGAGTTGGCCGGAAAGAAGCCTAAAATTCACGAGACCGCTTTCATCGATGAGACCGCCTCGGTCATAGGCGATGTCGTCCTCGAGGCGAAGACAAGTGTCTGGCCGTCGGCGGTTCTGAGGGGGGACATAGAGCAGATTTACGTGGGCGAAGGTTCGAACGTCCAGGATAACGTCAGCATACACACCTCCCACGGACAGCCCACGGTAATAGGCAAGTACGTCACCATCGGTCACAACGCCGTCGTTCACGGTGCGGAGATAGGCGACTACACCATCATCGGAATGGGTGCCGTCATACTCGACGGGGCCAAGATAGGCAAGCACGTCGTAATCGGCGCTGGGGCGCTCGTTCCGCCCGGCAAGGAGATACCGGACTACAGCCTAGTCGTCGGCGTTCCCGGCAAGGTCGTCAGGCAGCTCAGCGAGGAGGAAATCGAGTGGACCAAGAAGAACGCCGAGATTTACATAGAGCTTGCCGAGATGCACCTCTCCAGCAGGAAGAAGATTGAGTGA
- the hjc gene encoding Holliday junction resolvase Hjc — translation MKYRRGASAERELIKMLEKAGFAVVRSAGSKKVDIVAGNGKVHLCIEVKSTRSERLYFSSEDYEKLVSFAGKFGAKPVIAVKFVNNGWRFFLPESLEKSGKNYKVGLQTKNYLTFDEVIGRQRSLEGVVKGEV, via the coding sequence ATGAAGTACAGAAGGGGTGCCAGCGCTGAAAGGGAGCTTATAAAGATGCTCGAAAAGGCCGGTTTCGCGGTGGTGCGCTCCGCTGGGAGCAAGAAGGTTGACATCGTGGCCGGCAACGGAAAGGTCCACCTCTGCATAGAGGTGAAGAGCACCAGGAGCGAGAGGCTATACTTCAGCAGTGAGGATTACGAGAAGCTCGTCTCCTTTGCCGGAAAGTTCGGGGCAAAGCCTGTTATAGCGGTCAAGTTCGTGAACAACGGCTGGCGCTTCTTCCTCCCGGAGAGCCTCGAAAAAAGTGGCAAAAACTATAAGGTGGGCCTGCAAACAAAGAACTATCTTACCTTCGACGAAGTTATCGGGAGGCAGAGGTCCCTCGAAGGGGTGGTAAAGGGTGAAGTTTAA
- a CDS encoding Ig-like domain-containing protein — MKFKGMLLIILLVPILLPHVSAQSPLVIVPLNDEFTGVPGDTIIIPFQLRNLGNQTVSNVTVYVTGPTEGFLYGSKVIREPIGPNETIQDTISVKILNLDPGRYNLTLVARVGSSYSEAQITVSVKTLVDYALSIDVNDEYTYGSNVTVRLKMTSQANGVIIGRLGYTLTRDGNVLETFVTTIYLRPGESWIKDVKLTTPRVGDYSVYFWANFSGRFKSKTTTFRVYQRNLRYDAYFKDGAIYVHVYDENGQGVPDISVKINGIPFKTDDEGTVSYLVDKPGTYEVILNLDGKIVTTFVEVRKLFLSAAQENETLLVRVVDSTGKPVSNITVTASGPLGKDYSTTNASGLAEVDLKKIGYGTIMLRAESSRYIGGEASVKVTQPVTPTPTPTTTTTPPLTTTTTPTKPPRNYGPLAAILLIAGVILAGTSYVAFFRPIVQEEMLDRYYFVKVKAPRLKGVDNFRFEKGVNAIEVKATKGKAEIGDGTVVWEIDHLEPEEEAYLQVILG, encoded by the coding sequence GTGAAGTTTAAGGGCATGCTGCTGATAATCCTGCTGGTTCCGATTCTTCTTCCGCACGTGAGCGCCCAGTCACCGCTCGTAATAGTCCCGCTCAACGATGAGTTCACGGGTGTTCCAGGGGACACTATAATAATCCCGTTCCAGCTCAGAAACCTGGGGAATCAGACTGTGTCGAACGTCACGGTGTACGTTACTGGCCCAACTGAGGGCTTTCTCTACGGGAGCAAGGTAATAAGGGAACCCATAGGCCCAAACGAAACGATTCAGGACACAATCTCCGTCAAAATACTCAACCTTGACCCCGGAAGGTACAACCTGACCCTCGTGGCGAGGGTCGGCTCCAGCTACTCCGAGGCCCAGATAACTGTCAGCGTTAAAACCCTCGTGGACTACGCACTCAGCATTGACGTCAACGACGAGTACACCTACGGCAGCAACGTCACTGTGAGACTGAAGATGACCTCCCAGGCGAACGGCGTTATCATAGGCCGGCTTGGGTACACGCTCACCCGCGATGGCAACGTTCTGGAAACGTTCGTCACCACGATATACCTCCGGCCGGGTGAGAGCTGGATAAAGGACGTAAAGCTCACGACGCCCAGGGTCGGCGATTACTCCGTGTACTTCTGGGCAAACTTCAGCGGGAGGTTCAAGAGCAAGACGACAACGTTCCGGGTGTACCAGAGAAACCTGAGGTACGATGCATACTTCAAGGACGGGGCCATATACGTCCACGTTTACGACGAGAACGGTCAGGGCGTTCCGGACATCTCCGTGAAGATAAACGGGATACCCTTCAAAACCGACGACGAAGGAACCGTTTCGTACCTCGTGGACAAGCCGGGAACCTACGAGGTCATCCTGAACCTCGACGGAAAGATAGTGACGACCTTCGTTGAGGTTAGAAAGCTATTCCTAAGCGCCGCCCAGGAGAACGAGACGCTCCTCGTGAGGGTCGTGGATTCCACAGGAAAACCCGTCTCCAACATAACGGTCACCGCCTCTGGGCCCCTCGGCAAGGACTACTCGACCACGAACGCCTCCGGCCTGGCTGAGGTTGACCTCAAAAAGATCGGCTACGGGACGATAATGCTCCGCGCGGAGAGCAGCAGGTACATAGGCGGCGAGGCCAGCGTGAAGGTAACGCAGCCGGTCACTCCAACCCCGACACCAACGACGACCACGACGCCCCCACTGACCACTACCACCACCCCGACAAAGCCTCCGAGGAACTACGGCCCGCTGGCGGCCATACTCCTGATTGCTGGCGTAATCCTGGCCGGAACCTCGTATGTGGCATTCTTCAGACCGATAGTCCAGGAGGAGATGCTCGACAGGTACTACTTCGTCAAGGTGAAGGCGCCCAGGCTGAAGGGCGTTGATAACTTCAGGTTCGAGAAGGGCGTCAACGCAATAGAGGTCAAGGCAACCAAGGGCAAGGCCGAGATAGGTGACGGAACCGTTGTGTGGGAGATCGACCATCTGGAGCCGGAGGAGGAGGCCTACCTGCAGGTCATCCTCGGCTGA
- a CDS encoding lysyl aminopeptidase, whose protein sequence is MVDIELLRKIVEAPGVSGYEFLGIRDVVFEALKDHVDEIYVDKLGNVIAHKKGNGPRIMIAAHMDKIGVMVNHIDKEGYLHVVSVGGVDPRTLVAQRIRFFTEKGERYGVVGHIPPHLQKPEDRKKAADWDTIVVDVGADSKEEAEEMGFRVGTVGEFAPAFVQLNENRIATPYLDDRVCLYAMIEAARAIESHEADIYFVASVQEEVGLRGARVASYAIDPEIGIAMDVTFAKQVGDKGKIVPKLGGGPVMDVGPNINPKVRAFADEVARKYGIELQVEASPRPTGTDANIMQINREGVATAVLSIPIRYMHSQVETADLRDIDKTIEFAKHFLEELREMDLTP, encoded by the coding sequence ATGGTGGACATTGAACTGCTCAGGAAAATTGTGGAGGCGCCGGGAGTTTCCGGCTACGAGTTCCTTGGAATAAGGGACGTCGTTTTTGAGGCCCTGAAGGACCACGTGGACGAGATATACGTTGACAAGCTCGGCAACGTCATCGCCCACAAGAAGGGCAACGGGCCGAGGATAATGATCGCGGCCCACATGGACAAGATAGGCGTCATGGTCAACCACATAGACAAGGAGGGCTACCTCCACGTAGTCTCCGTTGGAGGCGTTGACCCCAGAACCCTAGTCGCCCAGAGGATAAGGTTCTTCACCGAGAAGGGCGAGCGCTACGGCGTCGTCGGCCACATACCGCCGCACCTCCAGAAGCCGGAGGACAGGAAGAAGGCCGCCGACTGGGACACCATCGTTGTGGACGTCGGCGCTGACAGCAAGGAGGAAGCCGAAGAGATGGGCTTCCGCGTTGGAACCGTCGGTGAGTTCGCTCCAGCGTTCGTCCAGCTCAACGAGAACAGGATTGCGACGCCATACCTCGACGACCGCGTTTGCCTCTACGCCATGATAGAGGCCGCTAGGGCCATTGAGAGCCACGAGGCGGACATCTACTTCGTTGCCTCCGTGCAGGAGGAGGTCGGCCTGAGGGGCGCTAGAGTTGCCAGCTACGCCATAGACCCCGAGATAGGCATAGCCATGGACGTCACCTTCGCCAAGCAGGTCGGCGACAAGGGCAAGATAGTTCCGAAGCTCGGCGGCGGCCCGGTCATGGACGTCGGTCCAAACATCAACCCCAAGGTTCGCGCCTTTGCCGACGAGGTTGCCAGGAAGTACGGCATAGAGCTCCAAGTCGAGGCCAGCCCGAGGCCGACCGGAACCGACGCCAACATAATGCAGATCAACCGCGAGGGCGTTGCGACGGCCGTTCTCAGCATACCGATACGCTACATGCACAGCCAGGTCGAGACCGCCGACTTGAGGGACATAGACAAGACCATCGAGTTCGCCAAGCACTTCCTCGAGGAGCTTCGCGAGATGGATCTCACCCCGTGA